Proteins co-encoded in one Pseudomonas beijingensis genomic window:
- a CDS encoding cob(I)yrinic acid a,c-diamide adenosyltransferase gives MGFRLSKIYTRTGDKGETGLGDGRRVAKDHPRVEAIGEVDTLNSQLGLLLAGLAAEIGQYPALKEVIDVLTPCQHRLFDLGGELAMPAYQALNMAEVERLEAAIDVWNEELGPLENFILPGGSTLIAQAHVCRSLARSAERRCQQLNAVEPLAGPGLAYINRLSDLLFVAARVIARRQGVAEVLWEAAAKPGI, from the coding sequence ATGGGCTTTCGCCTGTCGAAGATTTACACCCGCACCGGCGACAAGGGTGAAACCGGGTTGGGCGATGGTCGCCGCGTGGCAAAGGATCACCCACGGGTCGAGGCCATCGGCGAAGTGGATACGCTGAACAGCCAGTTGGGCTTGTTGTTGGCCGGTCTTGCCGCTGAAATAGGTCAATACCCGGCACTGAAGGAGGTTATCGACGTGCTGACGCCCTGTCAGCATCGGTTGTTCGACCTCGGCGGTGAACTGGCGATGCCGGCCTATCAGGCGCTGAACATGGCGGAAGTCGAGCGCCTGGAAGCGGCGATTGATGTGTGGAACGAGGAACTGGGACCGCTGGAAAACTTCATCCTGCCCGGTGGCTCGACGCTGATCGCCCAAGCCCACGTCTGCCGCAGCCTGGCCCGCAGCGCCGAGCGTCGTTGCCAGCAATTGAACGCGGTGGAGCCGTTGGCCGGGCCGGGGCTGGCCTATATCAATCGGTTGTCGGACTTGTTGTTCGTCGCGGCGCGGGTCATTGCCCGGCGGCAAGGCGTGGCAGAAGTGCTGTGGGAGGCGGCGGCCAAGCCTGGAATTTGA
- a CDS encoding ATP-binding protein, whose product MPLRQRLENLPVGQKLLAALLVLLTTVLLVANLTFISAAYYISQESMAPQALQTIGRLVANPSLISDALQSPQSAKRLLDELNSYAPLRAAALYDGQGERLAQLQHAEKLKLPDHYRNMQAWQASEFRSNQVITLPRPGTEPGHLLLVASSELPTAFYTGTLTASLGILIFSVLLWLIIAQQIKRLITQPIHQLEELSRQVTREENYALRAARGNHDEIGSLAEAFNTMLSRIEAREQQLKRARDDSQAAYDQAQGLAEETRHTNRKLELEVQVRSKIEKKLTGFQNYLNSIIDSMPSALIALDEQLYVTQWNQEASALSGTRLDEALNQPIFLAFEPLKPYLPQLKQTVEQHTVAKIERVTWTKDDEARHYALTFYPLMGGAGRGVVIRIDDITQRLSLEEMMVQSEKMLSVGGLAAGMAHEINNPLGAILHNVQNIRRRLSPELPKNLEQAEQLGIELQEVNRYLQGREIPQLLDGIQQAGARAAKIVTHMLSFSRRSTRQMAPCDLPALIDQAVEIAGNDFDLAIGFDFKGQAIIRQFDPNLGPVPGTANELEQVLLNLLKNAAQAIHQRQDDSEPGRIILRTRLNPPWAEIQVEDNGIGMSENVRKRTFEPFFTTKEIGQGTGLGLSVSYFIITNNHKGQMEVQSAPGQGTCFTLRLPLAGTSMVPQENTQLER is encoded by the coding sequence ATGCCATTGCGCCAGCGCCTTGAAAACCTCCCGGTCGGCCAAAAACTGCTGGCCGCCCTGTTGGTGTTGTTGACCACTGTCCTGTTGGTGGCCAACCTGACCTTTATCAGCGCCGCCTATTACATTTCCCAGGAAAGCATGGCGCCCCAGGCCCTGCAGACCATCGGCCGGCTGGTGGCCAACCCAAGCCTGATTTCCGATGCCCTGCAATCGCCACAAAGCGCCAAACGCCTGCTCGATGAGCTCAACAGCTATGCACCGCTACGGGCAGCAGCGCTGTACGACGGCCAGGGCGAACGCCTGGCGCAACTGCAACATGCCGAAAAACTCAAGCTGCCGGACCATTACCGCAATATGCAGGCTTGGCAGGCCAGTGAATTCCGCAGCAACCAGGTCATCACCCTGCCCCGCCCCGGCACGGAGCCAGGTCACCTGCTACTGGTGGCCAGCAGCGAACTGCCAACGGCGTTCTACACCGGCACGCTGACCGCCAGCCTCGGCATCCTGATTTTCAGCGTGCTGCTGTGGCTGATCATCGCCCAGCAGATCAAACGCCTGATCACCCAGCCGATTCATCAACTCGAAGAGCTGTCCCGCCAGGTCACCCGCGAAGAGAACTATGCCCTGCGCGCCGCACGGGGCAACCACGATGAGATCGGCAGCCTGGCCGAGGCGTTCAATACCATGCTCTCGCGCATCGAAGCCCGGGAGCAGCAACTCAAGCGCGCGCGGGACGACTCCCAGGCCGCCTACGACCAGGCCCAAGGCCTGGCGGAAGAAACCCGCCATACCAATCGCAAGCTGGAGCTGGAAGTCCAGGTGCGCAGCAAGATCGAGAAAAAACTCACCGGTTTCCAGAATTACCTCAACAGCATCATCGACTCCATGCCGTCGGCGCTGATCGCCCTCGACGAACAACTCTACGTCACCCAATGGAACCAGGAAGCCAGCGCCCTCTCCGGCACGCGGCTGGACGAGGCCCTGAACCAACCGATCTTCCTCGCTTTCGAACCGCTCAAGCCGTACCTGCCCCAGCTCAAGCAGACCGTCGAGCAACATACGGTGGCCAAGATCGAACGCGTCACCTGGACCAAGGACGACGAAGCCCGGCATTACGCCCTGACGTTCTATCCACTGATGGGCGGCGCCGGGCGGGGCGTGGTGATCCGCATCGACGACATCACCCAGCGCCTGTCGCTGGAGGAAATGATGGTGCAATCGGAAAAAATGCTCTCGGTCGGCGGCCTCGCGGCAGGCATGGCCCATGAGATCAACAACCCGCTTGGGGCGATCCTGCACAACGTGCAGAACATCCGCCGACGCCTGTCACCGGAACTGCCGAAGAACCTCGAACAGGCCGAGCAATTGGGTATCGAGTTACAGGAGGTCAATCGTTACCTCCAGGGCCGGGAAATCCCGCAGTTGCTCGACGGCATCCAGCAAGCCGGTGCCCGGGCGGCGAAAATCGTCACCCACATGCTCAGTTTCAGCCGGCGCAGCACCCGGCAGATGGCGCCGTGCGACCTGCCAGCGCTGATCGACCAGGCGGTGGAAATCGCCGGGAACGACTTCGACCTGGCGATCGGGTTCGACTTCAAGGGCCAGGCGATCATCCGTCAGTTCGACCCGAACCTGGGCCCGGTACCCGGCACTGCCAACGAACTGGAACAGGTGCTGCTCAACCTGCTGAAAAATGCCGCCCAGGCGATCCACCAACGCCAGGACGACAGCGAACCCGGGCGCATCATCCTGCGCACGCGATTGAATCCGCCGTGGGCGGAAATCCAGGTCGAGGACAACGGCATCGGCATGAGCGAGAACGTGCGCAAGCGCACCTTCGAGCCCTTCTTCACCACCAAGGAGATCGGCCAGGGCACCGGCCTTGGGCTGTCGGTCTCGTATTTCATCATCACCAACAACCACAAGGGCCAGATGGAAGTGCAGTCGGCGCCGGGCCAAGGCACCTGCTTCACCTTGCGCCTGCCGCTGGCAGGCACGTCGATGGTGCCGCAGGAAAACACACAACTGGAGCGCTGA
- a CDS encoding putative 2-dehydropantoate 2-reductase, giving the protein MSTTWHVLGAGSLGTLWATRLARAGLPVRLVLRNEARLQAYRSVGGLTLVEQGQAQCYPVPGETADSSEPIKRLLLACKAYDAEAAVASVAHRLDAESELILLQNGLGSQDAVANCVPQARCISASSTEGAFRDGDWRVVFAGHGYTWLGDPAHPVAPFWLDDLAAAGIPHEWSADILTRLWRKLALNCAINPLTVLHHCKNGGLQEHHCEVATLCAELTDLLERCGQPAAAEDLQPEVERVIQATAANYSSMYQDVANRRRTEISYLLDYACKVAQRHELSVPHLEQLRQRLIAHLDNLGLPSD; this is encoded by the coding sequence ATGTCGACCACCTGGCATGTCCTCGGGGCCGGCAGTCTCGGCACGTTGTGGGCCACGCGCCTGGCCCGGGCCGGGTTGCCGGTGCGGCTGGTGCTGCGCAACGAAGCGCGTTTGCAGGCCTACCGCAGCGTTGGTGGCCTGACACTGGTGGAACAGGGCCAGGCGCAGTGTTACCCGGTGCCGGGCGAAACGGCGGACAGCTCGGAACCGATCAAGCGCCTGCTGCTGGCCTGCAAGGCCTACGATGCGGAAGCGGCAGTGGCGTCGGTGGCCCATCGCCTGGACGCGGAGTCGGAACTGATCCTGTTGCAGAACGGCCTCGGCAGCCAGGACGCTGTGGCCAATTGTGTGCCCCAGGCCCGTTGCATCAGCGCCTCCAGCACCGAAGGCGCGTTCCGCGACGGTGACTGGCGCGTGGTATTCGCCGGCCATGGCTACACCTGGTTGGGCGACCCGGCTCACCCGGTAGCGCCGTTCTGGCTGGACGACTTGGCCGCCGCCGGCATTCCCCACGAATGGAGCGCCGACATCCTCACCCGCCTCTGGCGCAAGCTGGCGCTCAATTGCGCAATCAATCCGTTGACGGTGCTGCATCACTGCAAGAACGGCGGCCTGCAGGAACACCACTGCGAAGTGGCGACCCTGTGCGCGGAACTCACGGATTTGCTCGAACGGTGCGGCCAGCCCGCGGCGGCCGAGGATTTGCAGCCGGAAGTCGAACGGGTGATCCAGGCCACGGCCGCCAATTACTCCTCGATGTACCAGGACGTCGCCAATCGGCGTCGCACCGAAATCAGCTACTTGCTCGATTACGCCTGCAAGGTCGCCCAGCGCCATGAGCTGAGCGTGCCGCACCTGGAACAACTGCGCCAGCGACTGATTGCCCACTTGGACAACCTCGGATTGCCCAGCGACTGA
- a CDS encoding YajQ family cyclic di-GMP-binding protein, whose product MPSFDVVSELDKHEVTNAVENAVKELDRRYDLKGKGSFEFKEKDLTVNLTAEADFQLEAMIEILKLALVKRKIDVQCLEVKDAYASGKLMKQEAVLKEGIDKELAKKIVAHIKDAKLKVQAAIQGEQVRVTGKKRDDLQEAIAALRGKEFGMPLQFNNFRD is encoded by the coding sequence ATGCCGTCATTCGACGTGGTATCCGAACTGGACAAGCACGAAGTCACCAACGCGGTTGAAAACGCCGTCAAGGAACTCGACCGTCGTTATGACCTCAAGGGCAAGGGCAGTTTCGAGTTCAAGGAAAAAGACCTGACCGTGAACCTGACCGCCGAGGCCGACTTCCAGCTCGAGGCGATGATCGAGATCCTCAAGCTGGCGCTGGTCAAGCGCAAGATCGACGTGCAGTGCCTTGAGGTCAAGGACGCCTATGCCTCGGGCAAGCTGATGAAACAGGAAGCCGTGCTCAAGGAAGGCATCGACAAGGAGCTGGCGAAGAAGATCGTCGCCCATATCAAGGACGCCAAGCTCAAGGTACAAGCCGCCATCCAGGGCGAGCAGGTGCGGGTCACCGGCAAGAAACGTGACGACTTGCAGGAAGCCATTGCGGCGTTGCGCGGCAAGGAATTCGGCATGCCCCTGCAGTTCAATAACTTCCGCGACTGA
- a CDS encoding mechanosensitive ion channel family protein, translated as MDLNAEVDNLVKVSQTWVPMIMEYGSRVLLAVITLAVGWWLINKVTRKLGALLALRNADLALQGFISTLANIILKILLIVSVASMIGVETTSFVAAIGAAGLAIGLALQGSLANFAGGVLILLFRPFRIGDWIEAQGVAGTVDSIQIFHTVLRTGDNKTVIVPNGNLSNGIITNTNRQPTRKVVFDVGVDYQADLQKAREVLLELAKDERVLADPAPEAVISTLGDSSITVSLRIWVKTADYWSVMFMLNELARDRLKDAGIDIPFPQRVIRVVQEGAAQ; from the coding sequence ATGGATTTGAACGCTGAAGTGGACAACCTGGTCAAGGTTTCCCAGACCTGGGTCCCCATGATCATGGAATACGGCAGCCGCGTGCTGCTGGCCGTTATCACCCTGGCCGTCGGCTGGTGGTTGATCAACAAAGTGACGCGCAAGCTGGGTGCTTTGCTGGCCTTGCGTAATGCCGACCTGGCCCTGCAAGGGTTTATCAGTACCCTGGCCAACATCATTCTGAAGATATTGCTGATCGTCAGCGTCGCTTCGATGATCGGTGTGGAAACCACTTCCTTCGTCGCCGCCATCGGTGCTGCCGGCCTGGCGATTGGCTTGGCCTTGCAAGGCAGCCTGGCGAACTTCGCCGGTGGCGTGCTGATCCTGCTGTTCCGTCCGTTCCGCATTGGTGACTGGATCGAAGCCCAGGGTGTGGCCGGTACGGTCGACAGCATCCAGATCTTCCACACGGTGTTGCGCACCGGTGACAACAAGACCGTCATCGTGCCCAACGGCAATCTGTCGAACGGGATCATCACCAACACCAACCGCCAGCCGACCCGCAAAGTCGTGTTCGATGTCGGCGTGGATTACCAGGCCGACCTGCAAAAGGCCCGGGAAGTGTTGCTGGAGCTGGCCAAGGACGAACGCGTGCTGGCGGATCCGGCGCCTGAAGCGGTGATTTCCACCTTGGGCGACAGTTCCATCACCGTGTCGCTGCGTATTTGGGTCAAGACCGCGGATTATTGGAGTGTGATGTTCATGCTCAATGAACTGGCGCGGGATCGTTTGAAGGACGCGGGCATTGATATTCCGTTTCCACAGCGAGTGATTCGGGTCGTTCAGGAAGGGGCGGCGCAATAA
- a CDS encoding OprD family porin, with the protein MRVMKWSMIALAVSASTSQFAMASSQEESKGFLEDQSLTVLTRALYMNRDFKNEPNTRQSYREEAGVGVRAIYESGFTQGTVGVGADAFAFGSARFDGGTGRAGNGLFAQDSDGNLEETQSKIGGAVKFRLSDTVLKYGNQFTTSPVFSTDDSRLLPEVATGTLITSKEIKGLELTAGRFNAVSSQTGMGDDGLGLKSADIAGATYQFTDNFVAGVAASDVEDHYKKKYLNLNYTLPINEDQSLNFDFNGYDSQDQGQKLSGDVDNRIWSLAAAYAIGAHKFTLAHQRSTGDTGYVYGVDGGGTIFLANSIQYSDFNGQDERSWQARYDLNMKTYGVPGLSFMTRYVTGDNIETGGAEGKEHEWDFETKYVLQSGPAKDLSFRVRSAFYRTNTSYTTASGNRDNNDFRLIVEYPLSIL; encoded by the coding sequence ATGCGCGTGATGAAGTGGAGCATGATCGCACTGGCTGTATCGGCCAGTACCTCGCAGTTCGCAATGGCCTCTTCCCAGGAAGAATCCAAGGGTTTTCTTGAAGATCAGAGCTTGACTGTTCTGACCCGTGCGCTGTACATGAACCGTGATTTCAAGAACGAACCAAACACTCGTCAAAGTTATCGTGAAGAAGCCGGCGTTGGCGTTCGCGCTATCTACGAATCGGGCTTCACCCAAGGTACCGTTGGTGTAGGCGCTGACGCCTTCGCATTCGGCTCCGCCCGTTTCGACGGTGGCACTGGTCGCGCTGGTAACGGCCTGTTCGCTCAGGACAGTGATGGCAACCTAGAAGAAACACAATCGAAGATTGGCGGCGCGGTTAAGTTCCGTCTGTCCGACACAGTTCTGAAATACGGCAACCAGTTCACTACCAGCCCGGTTTTCTCTACTGACGACAGCCGTCTGCTGCCAGAAGTTGCCACCGGTACCCTGATTACCAGCAAAGAAATCAAAGGCCTGGAGCTGACCGCAGGTCGTTTCAACGCCGTCAGCTCGCAAACTGGCATGGGCGATGACGGCCTTGGCCTGAAGTCTGCCGACATTGCCGGTGCAACCTACCAGTTCACCGACAATTTCGTTGCTGGCGTAGCAGCTTCCGATGTTGAAGATCACTACAAAAAGAAATACCTGAACCTGAACTACACCCTGCCGATCAACGAAGATCAGTCCCTGAACTTCGACTTCAACGGTTATGACAGCCAAGACCAAGGCCAGAAGCTCAGCGGCGACGTTGACAACCGTATCTGGTCCCTTGCAGCTGCCTATGCCATCGGTGCCCACAAGTTCACCCTGGCTCACCAGCGCTCCACCGGTGACACCGGCTACGTGTATGGCGTTGACGGCGGCGGCACCATTTTCCTCGCCAACTCCATCCAGTACTCCGACTTCAACGGTCAGGACGAGCGTTCCTGGCAGGCGCGCTACGACCTGAACATGAAAACTTACGGCGTTCCTGGCCTGAGCTTCATGACTCGTTACGTTACCGGTGACAACATCGAGACTGGCGGCGCAGAAGGCAAAGAGCACGAGTGGGACTTCGAAACCAAGTACGTTCTGCAAAGCGGTCCAGCCAAAGACCTGTCGTTCCGTGTTCGTAGCGCTTTCTACCGCACCAACACCTCTTACACCACCGCAAGTGGCAACCGAGACAACAACGACTTCCGTCTGATCGTCGAATACCCACTGAGCATCTTGTAA
- a CDS encoding HIT domain-containing protein: MFALDPRLQQDTLPIGDFPLCRLLLSNDANYPWFILVPRRENISELFQLDDIDQLQLWKETTALAETLKDSFDADKMNVATLGNVVSQLHMHVIVRKRDDAAWPAPVWGKHPAQPYNAGQVAAIRERLRMALADDFKFLEG, from the coding sequence GTGTTTGCCTTAGATCCACGACTGCAACAAGACACATTGCCCATCGGCGATTTCCCGTTGTGCCGGTTGCTCTTGTCCAACGACGCCAACTACCCGTGGTTCATCCTCGTGCCGCGGCGAGAAAATATCAGCGAATTGTTTCAGTTGGATGACATTGATCAATTGCAGCTGTGGAAAGAAACCACGGCGCTGGCCGAAACCCTCAAGGATTCGTTCGATGCCGACAAGATGAACGTTGCAACCTTGGGTAATGTCGTCAGTCAACTGCACATGCATGTCATCGTGCGCAAGCGTGATGATGCGGCCTGGCCGGCGCCGGTCTGGGGCAAGCACCCGGCCCAGCCTTATAATGCAGGGCAGGTCGCGGCCATTCGCGAACGGTTGCGAATGGCCCTGGCCGATGATTTCAAGTTTCTGGAGGGCTGA
- a CDS encoding SlyX family protein, whose amino-acid sequence MNLEERVTDLESRLAFQDDTIQALNDVLVAQQRVVERLQLQMAALLKRQEEMAGQFETFEEEAPPPHY is encoded by the coding sequence ATGAACCTTGAAGAACGCGTAACCGATCTGGAAAGCCGCCTGGCGTTTCAGGATGACACCATCCAGGCATTGAATGATGTGCTGGTGGCGCAGCAGCGGGTTGTCGAGCGCTTGCAGCTGCAGATGGCGGCGTTGCTCAAGCGCCAGGAAGAAATGGCCGGGCAATTCGAAACATTTGAAGAAGAGGCGCCGCCCCCTCACTACTGA
- a CDS encoding cold-shock protein has product MLKIVHLLMGAAALLLSFIPSLGSEATPYLQHPDALYLAFFGLLNLTLAPVIPYWNKGPRHQLQNLVSVMLVLAVALQTLALLAPMPEIGGQPAILFSLGAALLAVALHLAVSFYKKSSPAAAAQNYDMSNRDTGTVKWFNTSKGFGFISRDSGDDIFVHFRAIRGEGHRVLVEGQRVEFSVMNRDKGLQAEDVIAALPRR; this is encoded by the coding sequence ATGTTGAAAATCGTCCACTTGCTAATGGGCGCAGCTGCCCTGCTGCTGTCCTTCATCCCTAGCCTGGGTTCCGAAGCCACACCTTACCTGCAACACCCCGATGCACTGTACCTGGCCTTTTTCGGCCTGCTCAACCTGACCCTTGCCCCCGTCATCCCTTACTGGAACAAAGGTCCACGTCATCAACTGCAAAACCTTGTCAGCGTCATGCTGGTGCTGGCCGTTGCCTTGCAAACCCTGGCCCTGCTGGCGCCCATGCCGGAAATCGGCGGTCAACCGGCCATTCTGTTCAGCCTCGGCGCGGCACTGCTCGCCGTGGCACTGCACCTGGCCGTCAGCTTCTACAAGAAGTCGTCGCCGGCCGCCGCTGCGCAGAACTACGACATGTCCAACCGCGATACCGGCACGGTGAAGTGGTTCAACACGTCCAAAGGGTTCGGCTTCATCTCCCGCGACTCCGGCGATGACATTTTCGTGCATTTCCGGGCCATTCGTGGCGAAGGCCATCGCGTCCTGGTGGAAGGCCAGCGCGTGGAATTCTCCGTGATGAACCGCGACAAGGGCCTGCAGGCCGAAGATGTGATCGCCGCGCTGCCGCGCCGCTGA
- a CDS encoding Dps family protein, with protein MAIDIGISEEDRKSIVDGLSRLLSDTYVLYLKTHNFHWNVTGPMFRTLHLMFEEQYNELALAVDLIAERIRALGFPAPGAYSVYARLSSIKEEEGVPAAEDMIRQLVEGQEAVTRTARGIFPLLDKVSDEPTADLLTQRMQVHEKTAWMLRALLEG; from the coding sequence ATGGCAATTGATATCGGTATCAGTGAGGAAGACCGCAAGTCCATCGTCGACGGGCTCTCGCGCCTGCTGTCGGACACCTACGTGCTGTATCTCAAGACCCACAATTTCCACTGGAATGTCACAGGGCCGATGTTTCGGACCCTGCACCTGATGTTCGAGGAGCAATACAACGAGCTGGCCCTGGCGGTGGACCTGATTGCCGAACGAATCCGCGCCCTTGGCTTCCCGGCCCCGGGTGCCTACTCGGTGTATGCGCGCCTGTCTTCTATTAAAGAAGAGGAAGGCGTGCCTGCTGCCGAGGACATGATCCGGCAACTGGTCGAGGGCCAGGAAGCGGTGACGCGTACGGCCCGTGGCATCTTTCCTTTATTGGACAAGGTCAGCGACGAGCCCACGGCCGACCTGCTGACCCAGCGCATGCAGGTTCACGAAAAGACCGCGTGGATGCTGCGCGCGCTGCTCGAAGGCTAA
- a CDS encoding ribbon-helix-helix domain-containing protein, with translation MIQGKEPGEGGRGRFQPISVDPFIRGFDMQLARPLARSIRLNGFATCLRLEQVYWEILGDMAELNRCSISTLLSHVDREVHLRHGGVRNFSGLVRVVCVVHSLKDAGMDHCGV, from the coding sequence ATGATTCAAGGAAAAGAACCCGGGGAAGGGGGACGGGGGCGTTTTCAGCCCATCAGCGTCGACCCGTTCATCCGGGGGTTCGATATGCAACTGGCCCGGCCCCTGGCCCGTTCCATTCGTCTGAACGGGTTCGCCACCTGTTTGCGGCTGGAGCAGGTCTATTGGGAGATCCTCGGTGACATGGCTGAGCTCAACCGCTGCTCCATCAGCACGTTGCTGTCCCATGTGGACAGGGAAGTGCACCTGCGCCATGGCGGGGTGCGCAATTTCAGCGGGTTGGTGCGCGTGGTCTGCGTGGTGCACAGTTTGAAGGACGCCGGGATGGATCATTGTGGCGTCTAG
- a CDS encoding FmdB family zinc ribbon protein produces the protein MPMYDYQCASCGHQMEAIQKISAAPLVDCPACQAPELKKMLSMPGFRLGGTGWYETDFKTGAKKNLAGGDKAD, from the coding sequence ATGCCGATGTACGACTATCAATGTGCTTCCTGTGGTCATCAGATGGAAGCCATTCAAAAGATCAGCGCGGCACCGCTGGTCGACTGCCCTGCCTGCCAGGCGCCGGAACTGAAAAAGATGCTGTCCATGCCTGGTTTCCGCCTCGGCGGCACGGGCTGGTATGAAACCGACTTCAAGACCGGCGCCAAGAAAAACCTGGCCGGTGGCGACAAAGCTGATTGA
- the aspS gene encoding aspartate--tRNA ligase, translated as MMRSHYCGQLNESLEGQEVTLCGWVHRRRDHGGVIFLDIRDREGLAQVVFDPDRAETFATADRVRSEYVVKITGKVRLRPAGAGNANMASGMIEVLGYELEVLNESETPPFPLNEYSDVGEETRLRYRFIDLRRPEMAEKLRLRSRMTTSIRRYLDENGFLDVETPILTRATPEGARDYLVPSRTHPGSFFALPQSPQLFKQLLMVAGFDRYYQIAKCFRDEDLRADRQPEFTQIDIETSFLDEKDIMGLTEGMIRNLFKEVLGLEFGEFPHMTFEEAMRRYGSDKPDLRNPLELVDVADQLKEVDFKVFSGPANDPKCRIAALRVPGGASMPRKQIDDYTKFVGIYGAKGLAYIKVNERAAGVDGLQSPIVKNIPEANLNVILDRVGAVDGDIVFFGADKAKIVSEALGALRIKLGHDLKLLTCEWAPMWVVDFPMFEENDDGSFSALHHPFTAPKCSPEELEANPATALSRAYDMVLNGTELGGGSIRIHRKEMQQAVFRLLGINEAEQEEKFGFLLDALKYGAPPHGGLAFGLDRLVMLMTGAQSIREVIAFPKTQSAADVMTQAPGVVDAKALRELHIRLREQPKAE; from the coding sequence ATGATGCGCAGCCATTATTGCGGCCAACTGAACGAAAGCCTGGAAGGTCAGGAAGTTACTCTTTGCGGATGGGTCCATCGTCGCCGTGACCATGGCGGGGTGATTTTCCTCGATATCCGTGATCGTGAAGGCCTGGCCCAGGTGGTGTTCGATCCGGACCGCGCTGAAACCTTCGCCACTGCCGACCGCGTGCGCAGTGAATACGTCGTCAAGATCACCGGCAAGGTACGCCTGCGCCCGGCCGGCGCCGGTAACGCCAACATGGCGTCGGGCATGATCGAAGTGCTGGGCTACGAGCTGGAAGTGCTCAACGAGTCGGAAACCCCGCCGTTCCCACTCAACGAATACTCCGACGTGGGCGAGGAAACCCGCCTGCGCTACCGCTTCATCGACCTGCGTCGCCCGGAAATGGCCGAGAAGCTGCGCCTGCGTTCGCGCATGACCACCAGCATCCGTCGCTACCTGGACGAGAACGGCTTCCTCGACGTCGAGACGCCGATCCTGACCCGCGCCACGCCGGAAGGCGCCCGCGACTACCTGGTGCCGAGCCGTACCCACCCCGGCAGCTTCTTCGCCCTGCCGCAATCGCCACAGCTGTTCAAGCAACTGCTGATGGTGGCCGGGTTCGATCGCTACTACCAGATCGCCAAGTGCTTCCGCGACGAAGACCTGCGTGCCGACCGTCAGCCTGAGTTCACTCAGATCGACATCGAGACCAGTTTCCTCGACGAAAAAGACATCATGGGCCTGACCGAAGGCATGATCCGCAACCTGTTCAAGGAAGTGCTGGGCCTGGAATTCGGCGAGTTCCCGCACATGACCTTCGAAGAGGCCATGCGCCGCTACGGTTCCGACAAGCCGGACCTGCGTAACCCGTTGGAACTGGTTGACGTGGCCGACCAGCTCAAGGAAGTCGATTTCAAAGTGTTCAGCGGCCCGGCCAACGATCCGAAATGCCGTATCGCGGCCCTGCGTGTTCCAGGCGGCGCCAGCATGCCGCGCAAGCAGATCGACGACTACACCAAGTTCGTCGGCATCTACGGTGCCAAGGGCCTGGCGTACATCAAGGTCAACGAGCGCGCCGCCGGTGTCGACGGCCTGCAATCGCCGATCGTGAAAAACATCCCTGAAGCCAATCTCAACGTGATCCTCGATCGCGTGGGTGCGGTTGACGGCGACATCGTGTTCTTCGGCGCCGACAAGGCCAAGATCGTCAGCGAAGCCCTGGGCGCGCTGCGCATCAAGCTGGGCCACGACCTGAAGCTGCTGACCTGCGAGTGGGCGCCGATGTGGGTCGTCGACTTCCCGATGTTCGAAGAAAACGACGACGGCAGCTTCTCTGCGCTGCACCACCCGTTCACCGCGCCGAAGTGCTCGCCTGAAGAATTGGAGGCCAACCCGGCCACCGCCCTGTCGCGCGCCTACGACATGGTCCTGAACGGCACCGAGCTGGGTGGCGGTTCGATCCGTATCCATCGCAAGGAAATGCAACAGGCGGTGTTCCGTCTGCTGGGCATCAACGAAGCGGAGCAGGAAGAGAAATTCGGCTTCCTGCTCGATGCGCTGAAGTACGGTGCACCGCCCCACGGTGGCCTGGCCTTCGGCCTGGACCGCCTGGTGATGCTGATGACCGGCGCCCAGTCGATCCGTGAAGTGATCGCGTTCCCGAAAACCCAGAGCGCGGCCGATGTCATGACCCAGGCGCCGGGCGTAGTGGACGCCAAGGCGCTGCGCGAGTTGCACATCCGTCTGCGTGAACAGCCAAAGGCTGAGTAA